GCAGATGGGCGGACATGACTCGGCTCTTGGATTGGCAGCGGCTGGCAGCGACAACAGGTGAATTGCCGACAAGTTCCAGTGAATTCCCGCCGGCTGGCCCTTTTCAATTCACGGTCTCGCGTGGCGCCGGGGTGAACAGCATGTGGCGAAATTGTGGTCGACGCAGAGCGTGGCTGGAATGCCACAGTGCGACATGCCGTCCTTGCATGTCGAAGGGGCCGCCACCCTGTGTAGGTAAATGCTCATGCATGCAGCTGAAAGGCGAGGAGTTGCCGTGTTTTGCATCAGTTTCCCAAGGGAAACTGGGCTGTCTTAAACGGCTTTTAACCACTACCGGCAAAGCTTTTTAAGCCTTGTGGGCTTCGGTGCCGGGTCATGCCGAACGTTTAAGTGCCGGTCAGACTTCGACTGCGCAAAAGAGTACGAGCAAGCATATGAAATCGATCCGCTTCAAGGTGTTGGCGATGCTGGGGATCGTCGCCGCCGGTGCGATCCTTTCCGCAGTCCTGAGCCTCTACGCACTGTCACGTTCCGGTGACCTCAACGCGCGTTCCGACGTTCAGGGCGAGATCGCATTGCTGACCGAGCGGCTCAACACGCAGGTCTTCGCCGTGGTGATGGATTCCCGCGGCATCTACATGTCGAAGGACGCCAAGGAGGCTGAGGCCTTCGCCAAGCCGAAAGAGGCGCGCTTCCCGGTGATGCGTAAGCTCGCCGCCGATCTGGTGGCGCTGGTGCCGGCGCAGGAGCGTGAGACTGCGCTCAAGCTGCAGAAGTCGGTCGAGGAATTCATCACCTTCCGTGGTGAGTTGATTCGCCTCGGTCGCGAGGTTTCGACCGCGGCCGCCAACCAGCAGGGCAACAACGACGAGAACCGCGCCAACCGCAAGGCGCTGAACGACCAGCTCGTCGCCTTCGGCAAGCGCAACGAGGAGGTCGGGAACCGGCTCTCCGACGAGGCGGCGGCCTTCACACGCCAGGTGCAGTGGATTCTCCCGTCAGTGCTGTTTGCCGCCTTGCTGGCCTCGGTCGCGGCAGCGCTTCTGTTCGCACAACGTTCGATCACGCGTCCGCTGCTCGATCTCAGCGCGAGCATGAGCCGTCTCACCGCCGGCGAGACCGCGATCGCGGTGCCGCATACCAAGCGGCAGGACGAGGTCGGCGACATGGCGCGGGCCGTGGCGGTCCTGCGTCAGAGCACCGAGCAAGTCGCGCTGCTGCAGGAGCAGGAGCGGGCTGCCGCGGCGGACCGAATTCGCTCCGCCGACGCGATGTCGGTTGTGGTGTCGGATGTCGGCGAGGTGGTCGCGGCAGCGGCGGCGGGCGATTTCTCGGCGCGGCTGCAGATCGACGATGCCGACGAGCAGATGCAGAAGCTGGTCGCCGGCATCAACGAGATCAATGCCGTGGTCGACGGCGCCACCACCGAGTTCGTCGACGTCCTGCAGGCGCTCGCCGCGGGCGATCTCACCCGCCAGGTGCCGACGGCCTATCGCGGCCGCTTCGCCGAGCTCAAGGATGCGGTCAACGAGACGATCGCCCGCCTCTCCGAGACGGTCTCGACCATCCAGGTGACGGCGTCGGATGTCGGCATCGCCGCCCGCGAGATCAATATGGGCGCAGACGACCTGTCGAAGCGCACCGAGGAGCAGGCCTCCTCGCTCGAGGAGACCGCAGCGACGACCGAAGAGCTGGCGGCCTCGGTGAAGGCTTCGGCTCAAGGCGCGCGCCAGGCGGCGGCAGTGGCCGAGGAGGCGATGAAGGCAGCGCAGGACGGCGGCGCCATCGCCGGCGAGGCAGTCAGCGCCATGGCGCGGATCGAGGACGCCTCAAAGAAGATCTCCGAGATCGTCTCGGTCATCGATGGCATCGCCTTCCAGACCAATCTGCTTGCCCTCAACGCCGCGGTCGAAGCGGCGCGGGCGGGCGATGCCGGCAAGGGCTTCGCGGTCGTCGCTTCGGAAGTGCGCACCCTGGCGCAGCGCTCGGGCGAGGCTGCCAAGGACATTTCCGGGCTGATCTCCTCGTCCAATGCCGAGGTCGAGGCCGGGGTGAAGCTGGTGCGCCGGGCCGGCGAGTCGTTGGAGACGATCCTGGCGGCCTCGCAGAAGGTCACCGGTACGATCCAGGAGATCTCGGCGGCGGCGGGCGAGCAGGCCAACGGCATCGAGGAGATGAGCCAGGCGGTCGCCCATCTCGACGAGATGACGCAGGCCAATGCGGCGCTGGCCGAACAGAGCGCCGCCTCGGCCGGGGCGCTGTCGGGCCGGATCGGCGAGCTCAACACGCTGGTGGCGAGCTTCCGCACCGGCAGCGGGGCGAAACTCGCCATGGCGCCCGCGCCGGCCTTCGCCGGCCCCGGGACGCGCCCGGCTGCCAGATCTGCTGCGATGCCTGCGATGCGCGTGCCCGCACGATCCGCGGGCACCGCACCGCATGCTGCCGGCGCGGCCGATCGCAGCAGCGGCCAGGCGCCCGAGCCGGAGCGGCTGCGCCAGCTCGCCGAGGCCGCCTTCGCCCAAAGCAAGGCCGCCGCGCCCCAGCGCGCTCCAGCCCAGACCCGCAAGGCCGCAAACGGGCGCGCAAATGACACAGGATGGGAGGAGTTCTAGAGCATTTTCAAGCGAAGTGGGCACCGGTTCGCGTGAAGAAAATGCGATAAGACAAAGACCTAGAGCAGCTCCGCGGTTCGGAGAATTGCGGAACTGCTCTAGGCGGCGCGCTGACGGCGGCAGATCAGGCCGAGCGCTGGCTCGGTGCAGCGGCGGCGAGCATGGTCGCCGCCATCTGGTCGTAGAGCTCGCTCCAGGCCGCTCGCGCCTGCGCCGTGAAAGCATCTCCCAACGCGGTCTCCAGCGTCCAGAGCAGGGCACCGCGAACGGCCTCGTAATGCGCCGGCCGGACACCGTAGCCGCTGTGGCGCTCGCCGAGCCGCGCCAGCAGGGCGTTGAGTCCCGTCGGGTCGTTCAACATGGCGAGCGCGACCGTCAGCGTTTCGATCAGCTTCGCCGCTTGCGCCTCGATGTTGGTCTTGAACAGCGCGCGCGTGTTGGGCATCGTGGTGAAGAGCCGCTCATAGAAGAGGCAGGCCGTCTCGATCTTGCGCCGGTGCAGTTGCGCAAAGTTCGACCGGATCAGCGCGATATCTTGCGGCGTCACGACTCGTCCCTTTTCAGCGCGGCAGCATGAGGGATCGTCGCAGGAAGTGTCCGCCAAGATGCGCGAAAATGCAACCTGGAGTTAATGAATCGCTACTTCGCCGTCGCAGCGTCGCTACGAGGCCGGCTGGCCGGCCGACCTCATCAGGCCGAGCCGCTCGCGGGCGAACCAGCGGGCCAGCATCAGGGCGGCGACAATAGCAAGGCCGGTCGCGAGTCCGATCCAGATGCCGACGCCGGCGAGCGGTGTCAGGAAGCCCAGCGCTGCCGAG
This genomic interval from Bosea sp. 29B contains the following:
- a CDS encoding methyl-accepting chemotaxis protein — its product is MKSIRFKVLAMLGIVAAGAILSAVLSLYALSRSGDLNARSDVQGEIALLTERLNTQVFAVVMDSRGIYMSKDAKEAEAFAKPKEARFPVMRKLAADLVALVPAQERETALKLQKSVEEFITFRGELIRLGREVSTAAANQQGNNDENRANRKALNDQLVAFGKRNEEVGNRLSDEAAAFTRQVQWILPSVLFAALLASVAAALLFAQRSITRPLLDLSASMSRLTAGETAIAVPHTKRQDEVGDMARAVAVLRQSTEQVALLQEQERAAAADRIRSADAMSVVVSDVGEVVAAAAAGDFSARLQIDDADEQMQKLVAGINEINAVVDGATTEFVDVLQALAAGDLTRQVPTAYRGRFAELKDAVNETIARLSETVSTIQVTASDVGIAAREINMGADDLSKRTEEQASSLEETAATTEELAASVKASAQGARQAAAVAEEAMKAAQDGGAIAGEAVSAMARIEDASKKISEIVSVIDGIAFQTNLLALNAAVEAARAGDAGKGFAVVASEVRTLAQRSGEAAKDISGLISSSNAEVEAGVKLVRRAGESLETILAASQKVTGTIQEISAAAGEQANGIEEMSQAVAHLDEMTQANAALAEQSAASAGALSGRIGELNTLVASFRTGSGAKLAMAPAPAFAGPGTRPAARSAAMPAMRVPARSAGTAPHAAGAADRSSGQAPEPERLRQLAEAAFAQSKAAAPQRAPAQTRKAANGRANDTGWEEF
- a CDS encoding globin domain-containing protein, which translates into the protein MTPQDIALIRSNFAQLHRRKIETACLFYERLFTTMPNTRALFKTNIEAQAAKLIETLTVALAMLNDPTGLNALLARLGERHSGYGVRPAHYEAVRGALLWTLETALGDAFTAQARAAWSELYDQMAATMLAAAAPSQRSA